In Pseudomonas glycinae, the DNA window CCCTGCTCGTCGACTTCGTCCACCAGCACTTCGATTTCACGGCCGATGCGCAGTTGCAGGCGCGCCGAACTGATGGCCTGCTGGTGCGCCATGAAGCGTTCCCAGCGGTCTTGCTTGACGTCGTCCGGAACCACTTCCAGATCCAGATCGTTGGCTGGAGCGCCTTCGACCGGCGAATACTGGAAGCAGCCGACGCGGTCGAGCTGGGCTTCGGTCAGCCAGTCCAGCAGGTACTGAAAGTCTTCTTCGGTTTCGCCGGGGAAGCCGACGATGAAGGTCGAACGGATGATCAGGTCCGGGCAGATCTCGCGCCAGTTCTTGATCCGCGCCAGGGTCTTGTCTTCGAACGCCGGGCGTTTCATCGACTTCAGGACTTTCGGGCTGGCGTGCTGGAACGGGATGTCCAGGTACGGCAGGATCTTGCCGGCGGCCATCAGCGGGATCAGTTCGTCGACGTGCGGGTACGGGTAAACGTAGTGCAGACGGACCCAGACGCCGAGGGTGCTCAGCGCTTCGCACAGTTCGGTCATGCGGGTTTTCACCGGCGCGCCGTTCCAGAAACCGGTGCGGTACTTGACGTCAACGCCGTAGGCGCTGGTGTCCTGGGAAATCACCAGCAGTTCCTTCACGCCGGATTTGACCAGACGCTGGGCTTCGTCGAGCACGTCGCCGACCGGACGGCTGACCAGTTTGCCGCGCATCGACGGGATGATGCAGAAGCTGCAGCTGTGGTTGCAGCCTTCGGAAATCTTCAGGTACGCGTAGTGGCGCGGGGTCAGCTTGATGCCTTGCGGCGGCACCAGGTCGATCAGCGGGTTGTGATCCTGCTTCGGCGGCACGACTTCGTGCACGGCGTTGACCACTTGCTCGTACTGCTGCGGACCGGTGACGGCCAGCACGCTCGGGTGCACGTCACGGATATTGCCTTCTTCCACGCCCATGCAGCCGGTCACGATGACCTTGCCGTTTTCCTTGATCGCTTCGCCGATCACTTCCAGCGATTCGGCCTTGGCCGAGTCGATGAAGCCGCAGGTGTTGACCACGACCACGTCGGCGTCCTGATAGGTGGACACCACGTCATAGCCTTCCATGCGCAGCTGGGTCAGGATGCGCTCGGAGTCGACCAGTGCTTTCGGGCAACCCAGAGAAACGAAGCCAACCTTTGGATTGGCCGGCGCAGGAGTGGTGGACATGTCTAACCTCGGTGTTTTGTGACGTCGCTTGCCTGATTCAGGAACCGACGGATGGGCGCTTAAGGCGCGCCTCTGATCAAAAAGTGCGCAATTCTAGCGGTGAGCAACGCACTTGACCAGCTTTATGCAGGGAAATACGACGAGTGCTGCGCTATGCTTCGCGCCGTTGCGCTTTACTGAATTTTTACAGTCAACAAAACGTCTGTTACAGGGCGTAAAAACGCGCATGCTGCACACAAAGCATAGTGCTTCATATAAGAAGCCGGTCTGGGAATCAGGAGTGTTGGATGGGTCAGGCAAGTAGTCACGCGGCAGGCGCCGAAGGTTCGGCCACCAAGCCGCTGAGCATGCTGGTCGCGGCGGTCGGGGTAGTTTACGGCGACATCGGCACGAGCCCGTTGTACACCCTCAAAGAAGTGTTTTCCGGCGCTTATGGCGTTCCGGTGAACCACGACGGGGTGCTGGGCATTCTGTCGTTGATCTTCTGGTCGCTGATCTGGGTCGTGTCGATCAAATACATGATGTTCGTGCTGCGTGCCGACAACCAGGGCGAGGGCGGCATCATGGCGCTCACCGCGCTGGCACGGCGGGCAGCGGGGGAACGCAGGAAATTGCGTTCGCTGCTGGTGGTCTGCGGCTTGATCGGCGCAGCGCTGTTCTATGGCGACAGCATGATCACCCCGGCGATCTCTGTGCTGTCGGCCATCGAAGGTCTGGGCCTGGCATTTGACGGGATCGACCATTGGGTCGTGCCGTTGTCGTTGGTGGTGCTGGTCGGGTTGTTTCTGATCCAGAGCCATGGCACAGCACGGATCGGCATTCTGTTCGGGCCGATCATGGTCACCTGGTTCCTCGTTCTCGGCGCTCTCGGCGTGTACGGCATCAGCCATTCCCCGGAAGTGCTGAAGGCGCTGAACCCGATCTGGGCCGTGCGCTTTTTCATGGTGCATACCGGCATGGGCGTGGCGATCCTCGGCGCCGTGGTGCTGGCGCTGACCGGTGCCGAAGCGCTGTACGCCGACATGGGCCACTTCGGTCGCAAGCCGATTGCCCGCGCGTGGTTCCTGCTGGTGCTGCCGGCGCTGGTGCTCAACTACTTCGGTCAGGGCGCCTTGTTGCTGGACAACCCGGAAGCGGCGCGCAACCCGTTCTACCTGCTGGCGCCGAGCTGGGCACTGATTCCGCTGGTCGGTCTGTCGACCCTGGCCACGGTGATTGCGTCCCAAGCGGTGATTTCCGGCGCGTTCTCCCTGACTCGTCAGGCGATTCAGCTTGGTTACATTCCGCGTATGTACATCCAGCACACGTCCAGCGACGAGCAGGGCCAGATTTATATTGGCGCGGTGAACTGGGCGCTGATGGTCGGCGTTGTCTTGTTGGTGCTGGGCTTCGAATCCTCCGGCGCACTGGCCTCGGCCTATGGTGTGGCGGTAACCGGCACTATGCTGATGACCACGATTCTGGTGTCGGCAGTCATGCTGCTGCTATGGAAATGGCCACCGATTCTGGCGGTGCCGGTACTGATCGGCTTCCTGCTGGTGGACGGCCTGTACTTCGCCGCCAACGTGCCGAAGATCGTCCAGGGTGGCGCCTTCCCGGTGATCGCCGGTATCGCGCTGTTCGTGCTCATGACCACCTGGAAGCGCGGCAAGCAACTGCTGGTCGAGCGCCTCGACGAAGGCGCGCTGCCGCTGCCGATCTTTATCAGCAGCATCCGCGTCCAGCCACCACACCGCGTGCAGGGCACCGCTGTGTTCCTTACCGCCCGTTCCGACGCGGTGCCGCACGCGCTGTTGCACAACCTGCTGCACAACCAGGTGCTGCACGAACAAGTGGTGCTGCTGACCGTGGTCTACGAAGACATCCCGCGCGTCCCGCCATCCCGGCGCTTCGAAGTCGAAGCCCACGGCGAAGGCTTCTTCCGGGTGATCCTGCACTTCGGCTTCACCGACGAACCGGACGTGCCGCAGGCGCTGAAGCTGTGCCACCTGGATGATCTGGACTTCAGCCCGATGCGCACCACCTACTTCCTCAGCCGCGAAACGGTCATCGCCTCGAAACTCGAAGGCATGGCCCGTTGGCGTGAAGCGCTGTTTGCATTCATGTTGAAGAATGCCAACGGAAACCTGCGGTTCTTCAATCTGCCGCTGAACCGGGTGATTGAGTTGGGGACGCAGGTGGAGATGTAGTTTGCGTCTCGATTGAATAGCCCCCGTCAGCTTTGCGGCTGGCGGGGGCTTTTTTGTGTTTGTGGACTTATCAGAATCCAGTGGAGATCCCTGTGGGAGCGGGCTTGCCCGCGAATGCGGTGTATCAGTTTACAAATCAGCTGCCTGACCAACCGCCATCGCGGGCAAGCCCGGCTCCCACAAGGATCTCGGGCGTTTGCCAAAACGAAAAAGCCCCCGCAACTGTGAAGTTGCGGGGGCTTTTTTGTGGGTGCTGTCTCGTCCTGAATAAGGTTAACACCTTCTGGCTTCTTATCAGGAGGGTGCAATGGATTCGGGCGCAAAACGCAGTCAACGCGATTACACGCTGACTTTTAAATTGTCGGTTGTCGACCAAGTCGAAAAAGGCGAGTTGAGTTATAAAGAGGCTCAACGGCGCTACGGAACGTAAGGCCCGGGTGGCGGCTGAGGATCCAGGCGTCCTGGTTGAGCATGTGCCCCAGCAGAATCGTATAACTTCGTATAATGTATGCTATACGAAGTTATTACGACGTATATGCGAGGTGAGTTCGCCAGCGCCGATGCGTTCATCGCCTTTCTGGGAATGGATTTGAAGGCAAAGGACTCAGGCAAGAAACACAGTCCTCGCCACTTGAGCAAAAAAGGTAACGGAGAATTACGGCGTCTTGCACACAATGAAGCTATGGCAGCTTGTCGGTCCCCTGTTTGGAAACCGTTCTATGAATCCTATCTGGCAAGAGGTCTAGCCAGAACTCAGGCTTTGGTCATCCTCGCCCGTAAGCTTTGCCGGGTGGCATTCGCCCTCATGAAAAATCAGAGCGAATACCAACCCAATTTAAGGTTGCAGGGTTCCCCTGCAACATAGAATCTCCCACAGTGGTCGAAGGTGTACGTAGCCTTTGTGTACACCCCAAAAAACCTGTGGGAGCTGGCTTGCCAGCGATGAGGCCGGTGCAGACAACATCAGGCCGGGGTGTGCTCTTCCATCGCCGCTTTGTAGATCGAGTTTTTCGGCTGGGCAAACAGCCTTTCCATCATCGGCTCGAAGAAGCTCAGCGGCAGGGTGTCGTACTCGGGGTCGAACGCCGCCGCGTCGTATCTTGCGCAGAACTCCGCGGTCGCCAGAAACTGCGGGTGGTCGCTGAACTGCTCGCGCAGGTGCCGATCCATGCCCAGGTGATGGAAGAAGTAGTAGCCCTGGAAGATCCCGTGCTTTTCCACCATCCACAGGTTTTCGGCACTGACGAACGGCTTGAGAATGGCGGCGGCGATGTCCGGGTGATTGTAGGAGCCAAGGGTGTCGCCGATGTCGTGGAGCAGCGCGCAGACCACGTATTCCTCGTCGCGTCCGTCGCGAAAGGCGCGGGTCGCGGTTTGCAGCGAGTGGGTCAGGCGATCCACCGGGAAACCGCCGAAATCGCCTTCTAGCAGTTTCAGGTGCGCCACGATCCGGCCGGACAATTGGCGGGCGTAGGCGCTGAAATCCGCCGCAATGATCGCCCAGTCTTCCTGTGTACCGTCCTTCATGTGGGTGAAACGGGCAGTGGCACTCATGGCAGTCCTCTTGGTCGGAATTTCTAGAACGGCACGCGGCCCAGGATCATGTCGCGGTACATGACGAAGTCGCCGAGCAGGCTGTAGAACGGGTGCTGGAAGGTGGCCGGGCGGTTTTTCTCGAAAAAGAAATGGCCGACCCAGGCAAAGCTGTAGCCGGCCAGCGGCAAGGCAAGCAACAGCAGCCAGGCGCCCTTGGCGATGGTCAGGGCGAGAATGAAGATCACCAGTGTCGTGCCGATGAAATGCAGGCGACGGCAGGTGCTGTTGCTGTGCTCGCTGAGGTAATACGGATAGAACTCGGCGAAGCTGTTGAAAGGCTTGAGGGTTTCCACGACTGCGATCTCTGTGGTTATTGTTCTGATTGCAAGTTGTTCGGCGGGTAGCTTATTTGAGTCTAGAGTGATCATTGGCGTCGGCCAGTGACAATCGGCGCCACTTTACTATCCTTGGGAAATCGGCCGTAGTATGCGGCTCACCATGTCATCCAAGAAAAAACGCCATGAGCGAACGAACGACTTCTGCAAGCTGGGCGATGGGGATTGTCAAGGCACTGGAAATGGACGGCCTGGATTGCCGGGTTTTGTTCAGACAGCTGGGGCTCGACTACGCGGCGCTGGAGGATCCGGACGCGCGCTTCCCGCAGGATTCCATGACCCGACTGTGGCAACGGGCGGTCGAGCTGTCCGGCAATCCCGCCATCGGCCTGAACATGGGCAAGGTGGTGCGACCGGCTTCGTTCCATGTCGCGGGCTATGCACTGATGTCCAGCAATACGCTGGCGGAAGGTTTTCAGCGACTGGTGCGTTATCAGCGAATCATCGCCGAAAGTGCCGACCTGAGTTTTCGCCTGCTCGATGAAGGTTATGCGTTGATTCTGACGGTGCATGGCGATCACCTGCCGCCGACCCGGCAAAGTGCCGAAGCCTCGCTGGCCTGCGCGCTGGCGCTGTGCGGCTGGCTGACCGGGCGCACGCTGCACCCGCGCAAAGTGCTGGTGCAGGGCGATGAGCCGGATGACCTTGAACCCTACAAACAAGCCTTCCATGCACCGCTGGTGTTCAACGCGCCGTATGACGCGCTGATCTTCGAACGGGCCGACATGGAAGCGCCACTGCCCACCGCCAATGAGGCGATGGCGCTGCTGCACGACCGGTTTGCCGGGGAATATCTGGCGCGGTTTTCCGAAAGCCGCGTGACACACAAGGCGCGTCAGGTGTTGTGCCGCCTGCTGCCCCAGGGCGAACCCAAGCGCGACACGGTGGCGCAGACCCTGCACCTGTCGCAGCGCACCTTGCAACGACGTTTGCAGGAGGAGGGCACCAGTTTTCAGCAGTTGCTTGATGACACCCGCCGCGAACTCGCCGAGCAATACCTGGCGCAGCCGAGCATGACCTTGCTGGAGATTGCCTATCTGTTGGGCTTTGCCGACCCGAGCAATTTCTTCCGCGCCTTCCGCCGCTGGTTCGACACCACGCCCGGCGATTACCGGGCGCGGTTGCTGGAAGCGCCGAAGGCGATCAGTGACGCCAGAACGCCGGAATACACAGCACAAACACCGTAATGATCTCCAGTCGGCCGAGCAGCATGCCGAACGACAGAATCCACTTGGCCGCATCCGGCAGGCTGGCGAAGTTGCCGGCCGGGCCGATGGTCTCGCCCAGGCCCGGGCCGACGCCGGACACGGTGCTGGCGGCGCCGGTCAACGCCGTCATCCAGTCCACGCCCAACAGCGACAGCAGCAGGGCGATCACGCAGATGGTGATGGCGAAGAAGAACGAGAACGTCAGAATCGACCGGACAATTTCCTCATCGAGGCGGTGACCGTTGTACTTCTGCTTGATCACCGCACGCGGGTGAATCAACTGGTTAAGGTTGGCCTTGAGCAGGATGTAGGCGACCTGGAAGCGGAAAATCTTGATCCCGCCCGCCGTCGAACCGGAACAGCCGCCGACGAAGCCCAGATAGAAGAACAGCATCAGCGAGAAGTTGCCCCACAGGCTGTAGTCGCCCAATGCAAATCCGGTGGTGGTGACCACTGACGTCACGTTCAGCGCCACATGGCGCAACGCGTCCAGCCAATGCAGGTTGGTAGTCCACCAGTACCAAGTGCCGAGCACCAGCCAGGTCGCCAGCAACATGCCGAGCAAACCCTGTACCTGTTGATCCTTGATCAGCGCCCGGCGGTTGCCGCGCAGCGTCGCCACGTACAGGGTGAACGGCAGACTGCCGAGAATCATCACCACCACGGCCACCCAGTGCACCGCCGGTTGCGTCCATTTGGCCAGGGACTGGTCGGAGGTCGAGAACCCGCCGGTGGAAATCGCCGACATCGCGTGGTTGATCGCATCGAACGGGCTCATCCCGGCCCACCAGAACGCCAGGCTGCCGAGAATCGTGATGCCGACGTACGCCGCCACGATCAGCCGCGCCACCATGTGCGAGCGGGGCATGACCTTTTCCGAGCGGTCCGAGGATTCGGTCTGGAACAGGCGCATGCCACCGATGCGCAGCAGCGGCAGGATCGCCACCGCCATGCCGATGAAGCCGATGCCGCCGATCCAGTGCAGCAGCGAGCGCCACATCAGAATGCCGGGGGACATGTCGTCCAGGTGGTTGAGCACGGTCGATCCGGTGGCCGTGATGCCGGACATGCTTTCGAAGAACGAGTCGGTGTAACTGATGTGCTGGGTCAGCAAAAACGGCAGCGCGGCAAAGATGCACACCACCAGCCAGCTACTGACGGTCAGCAGGTACATGTCCCGGGGGCGCAGGTGAATGTGTTCCGGGCGACCGGGAATCACCAGTGCGAGGCCGGCGAGAAAGGTGATCATGCTCGCCCAGAGGAACGACGGCAGATCGCCGGTGCGCTCGAAAATCACCAGGGTGGCCATGGGCACGACCATGGCGATGGCCAGGGTGATCAGGAAGATGCCGATGATGAAACCAATGATCCGTAAGGTCGGCAACGCCATGAAGTCCGCTCGGGTTGATGTGGGAAGGGCGCCATTCTACCTGCGGTGCAAGGCATGTAAACCGACGCGTCTGGATCACTTGCAGCTAGAATAGCCGGACATTTTTTTCAGGAGGTGGCCGATGCAGGCTCTCGACGCTTTGCTCAACCGTGTTTCCGTTCCACGACTGATCGATCCGGCCCCCACCGCCGAACAGCGCGAAGTGCTGTTCGCCGCCGCGACCCGCGCACCGGATCACGGCCATTTGCAGCCGTATCGCTTCCTGACCGTCGAAGGTGCGGCGCGTGAGCAGATGGGCGAGTTGCTGGCCGAAGCTGCAAAAATGCAGGAAGGCGAAGTCACCGAAGCGATGATCGACAAGGCGCGCAACGGCCCGCTGCGGGCGCCGCTGGTGGTCGTGGTCATCGCCAAGTTGCAGGATCACGTCAAATACCCGAAGGCCGAGCAGTTGCTGGCCGCAGGCTGTGCAGCTCACGGGATTCTGCTGGCGGCTTACGCGCAGGGGATTGGTGCGGTGTGGCGTACGGGTGATCTGGCTTACTCGAAACATGTCGCCAAGGGTTTGGGCCTGACGGATGACGAAGAGGTGATTGCCTTCCTGTACCTCGGCACACCGCAGAAAGAACCGCGGGTGGCCGAGAAGGTTGATCTGGCGGAGTTTGTCAGCGCCTGGCCGGGTAAAGCCTGACTCCATCAGGGCTGAACAACAGCCCCAGGCTCCAGCGGCAATTCAAGACTCGCCACAAAGCCGCCCTGCGGATGATTGGCCAGCACCAGCGTCCCGCCATGCCGCTCCGCCGCCCGCCGGGCAATCGCCAGTCCGAGGCCATGCCCGGCGGCGGTCTGCCCCGGCGCCCGATAAAACGGTTCGCCCAACTGGCTCAGATGTTCGGCCTGCACCCCTGGCCCATGGTCACGCACGCTGACCACGATCCGCTCGCCCTGACGTGACGCCTGCATTTCAATCGACTGCCCGACCGGGTTGAACCGCTGGGCATTGCGCAGCAGGTTGTCCACGGCGCGTTCGATCATGGTCGGCCAACCGGTCAGATTGAGCACCGGCTCGGCCTCCAGACGCAC includes these proteins:
- the rimO gene encoding 30S ribosomal protein S12 methylthiotransferase RimO — its product is MSTTPAPANPKVGFVSLGCPKALVDSERILTQLRMEGYDVVSTYQDADVVVVNTCGFIDSAKAESLEVIGEAIKENGKVIVTGCMGVEEGNIRDVHPSVLAVTGPQQYEQVVNAVHEVVPPKQDHNPLIDLVPPQGIKLTPRHYAYLKISEGCNHSCSFCIIPSMRGKLVSRPVGDVLDEAQRLVKSGVKELLVISQDTSAYGVDVKYRTGFWNGAPVKTRMTELCEALSTLGVWVRLHYVYPYPHVDELIPLMAAGKILPYLDIPFQHASPKVLKSMKRPAFEDKTLARIKNWREICPDLIIRSTFIVGFPGETEEDFQYLLDWLTEAQLDRVGCFQYSPVEGAPANDLDLEVVPDDVKQDRWERFMAHQQAISSARLQLRIGREIEVLVDEVDEQGAVGRCFFDAPEIDGNVFIDNGSNLKPGDKVWCKVTDADEYDLWAEQI
- a CDS encoding potassium transporter Kup encodes the protein MLVAAVGVVYGDIGTSPLYTLKEVFSGAYGVPVNHDGVLGILSLIFWSLIWVVSIKYMMFVLRADNQGEGGIMALTALARRAAGERRKLRSLLVVCGLIGAALFYGDSMITPAISVLSAIEGLGLAFDGIDHWVVPLSLVVLVGLFLIQSHGTARIGILFGPIMVTWFLVLGALGVYGISHSPEVLKALNPIWAVRFFMVHTGMGVAILGAVVLALTGAEALYADMGHFGRKPIARAWFLLVLPALVLNYFGQGALLLDNPEAARNPFYLLAPSWALIPLVGLSTLATVIASQAVISGAFSLTRQAIQLGYIPRMYIQHTSSDEQGQIYIGAVNWALMVGVVLLVLGFESSGALASAYGVAVTGTMLMTTILVSAVMLLLWKWPPILAVPVLIGFLLVDGLYFAANVPKIVQGGAFPVIAGIALFVLMTTWKRGKQLLVERLDEGALPLPIFISSIRVQPPHRVQGTAVFLTARSDAVPHALLHNLLHNQVLHEQVVLLTVVYEDIPRVPPSRRFEVEAHGEGFFRVILHFGFTDEPDVPQALKLCHLDDLDFSPMRTTYFLSRETVIASKLEGMARWREALFAFMLKNANGNLRFFNLPLNRVIELGTQVEM
- a CDS encoding HD domain-containing protein, with translation MSATARFTHMKDGTQEDWAIIAADFSAYARQLSGRIVAHLKLLEGDFGGFPVDRLTHSLQTATRAFRDGRDEEYVVCALLHDIGDTLGSYNHPDIAAAILKPFVSAENLWMVEKHGIFQGYYFFHHLGMDRHLREQFSDHPQFLATAEFCARYDAAAFDPEYDTLPLSFFEPMMERLFAQPKNSIYKAAMEEHTPA
- a CDS encoding DUF962 domain-containing protein; translation: METLKPFNSFAEFYPYYLSEHSNSTCRRLHFIGTTLVIFILALTIAKGAWLLLLALPLAGYSFAWVGHFFFEKNRPATFQHPFYSLLGDFVMYRDMILGRVPF
- a CDS encoding AraC family transcriptional regulator, whose product is MSERTTSASWAMGIVKALEMDGLDCRVLFRQLGLDYAALEDPDARFPQDSMTRLWQRAVELSGNPAIGLNMGKVVRPASFHVAGYALMSSNTLAEGFQRLVRYQRIIAESADLSFRLLDEGYALILTVHGDHLPPTRQSAEASLACALALCGWLTGRTLHPRKVLVQGDEPDDLEPYKQAFHAPLVFNAPYDALIFERADMEAPLPTANEAMALLHDRFAGEYLARFSESRVTHKARQVLCRLLPQGEPKRDTVAQTLHLSQRTLQRRLQEEGTSFQQLLDDTRRELAEQYLAQPSMTLLEIAYLLGFADPSNFFRAFRRWFDTTPGDYRARLLEAPKAISDARTPEYTAQTP
- a CDS encoding TrkH family potassium uptake protein, with the translated sequence MALPTLRIIGFIIGIFLITLAIAMVVPMATLVIFERTGDLPSFLWASMITFLAGLALVIPGRPEHIHLRPRDMYLLTVSSWLVVCIFAALPFLLTQHISYTDSFFESMSGITATGSTVLNHLDDMSPGILMWRSLLHWIGGIGFIGMAVAILPLLRIGGMRLFQTESSDRSEKVMPRSHMVARLIVAAYVGITILGSLAFWWAGMSPFDAINHAMSAISTGGFSTSDQSLAKWTQPAVHWVAVVVMILGSLPFTLYVATLRGNRRALIKDQQVQGLLGMLLATWLVLGTWYWWTTNLHWLDALRHVALNVTSVVTTTGFALGDYSLWGNFSLMLFFYLGFVGGCSGSTAGGIKIFRFQVAYILLKANLNQLIHPRAVIKQKYNGHRLDEEIVRSILTFSFFFAITICVIALLLSLLGVDWMTALTGAASTVSGVGPGLGETIGPAGNFASLPDAAKWILSFGMLLGRLEIITVFVLCIPAFWRH
- a CDS encoding nitroreductase family protein, which codes for MQALDALLNRVSVPRLIDPAPTAEQREVLFAAATRAPDHGHLQPYRFLTVEGAAREQMGELLAEAAKMQEGEVTEAMIDKARNGPLRAPLVVVVIAKLQDHVKYPKAEQLLAAGCAAHGILLAAYAQGIGAVWRTGDLAYSKHVAKGLGLTDDEEVIAFLYLGTPQKEPRVAEKVDLAEFVSAWPGKA